DNA sequence from the Oncorhynchus clarkii lewisi isolate Uvic-CL-2024 chromosome 9, UVic_Ocla_1.0, whole genome shotgun sequence genome:
GCTATTTTAGCTGAGCTTCGGATCTCTGCATGCCGATGTATGTGAGTGCGTGCCTGCTTATCTGCCAGCATGCTGCATCCGTGCCTTcctgtgtgtatgactgtgtgtgtgtggtggtggggggggagtAGTTATCCTCTCACCACTCATTAGGATTAAGGCTAGAAGATGCTGGAAGAGCATCGAACAAAAGGGGAAAGTTAGACGGTTATTTTAATCATGTTTAGACCAgatcatgttttatgttttatgaACAATTGCTGTTGTCTTCCTTTGAAATGTTTCCTGACATTATGAAACTTAACCCGGGGACATCGATTAAGGAAAGAAGAATTCAAATCAGAACTTAAAACTAGATCGTATTGAGCATGCTGTGTGAGCATGTCGGCTGTGCGTgtcaacacaacacgtcacaCACGTGTGAACGAGGTTGAATGTTTTCCCAGAGAAACAGGGTGGAACTCTTAATGATTTAATCCACCATGAGAAGGAAACGTCCTTAACTGTACCTGTCCCCAATCCCTCACTAATTTACCTCACTACAGTACCAGAATGATCTCCTCTTACACAACAGTCTAAATCTAACATTTCCTGTCCTAAACTTCCAGCCATAAGCATCTGTTTTTGTCCCAACGTCTTCAAGGTTGCCCTTATCCACATTGTAGTACATGGGGATCTTCTGCAAGTCATGCGCTATAATATTACACAAAATGTAAGCCTGATTGAAGTATTGTCAGACAGTGTTGtttctctctaaaacacctctccCCTGCTGTCTTCCTTTAGGAGAGAGAGTTGGCTCAAGCTGAGTTGGATGGTGAGTCTTCTTAGCACAGTGATGTTGCATATACAGTAGAATGCTTTATTTCAAGTAGGTTGACCAGTAGCACCACTCAATACATTGAGCTCGTATTACTCAAGTTAGGATTCAGCCAGACATTATATTTGTAAAAGGGGGGTAGCTTTGAGTCATCCATAGAAATAGCATGACTAGAATGGACAAAACTCCCCTCAGACCACAGAACTTTGGCAGTACTGTCAGGGGTAGAATCAATATGGCCGTCAGCCCAGCCATCACAGAATGTTGACTTGGGAATGGGAATGGGAATGTTCTTTCTAGTAATTCGACTTCCATGGTGTCATCATCACCTTCTGACCTCTAACATTTGACGTTTGGAGCAGAGCTGGACTTTGCCTTCAAGGAGTTTGACTACGACTGCGACGGCTACCTGAACTACAAGGACGTGGCAGAGTGCATGAGGACCATGGGCTACATGCCCACTGAGATGGAGCTTCTGGAAATAGTACAACAGATTAAGATGAGGAGTGAGTGTCTTATAACTGTTATATAGCTGTTATGGACCTGTTACATACCTGTTATAACCTGTTACAGACCTGTTATAACCTGTTACAAACCTGTTACAGACCTACTATAACCTGTTATAGACCTGTTATAACCTGTTACAGACCTGTTACAGATCTGTTATAACCTGTTATAGACCTGTTATAACCTGTTACAGACCTGTTACAGACCTGTTATAACCTATTACAGACCTGTTACAGATCTGTTATAACCTGTTACAGACCTGTTACAGATCTGTTATAACCTGTTACAGACCCGTTACAGATCTGTTGTAACCTGTTACAGACCTGTTACAGACCTGTTATAGACCTGTTTTAACCTGTTACAGACCTGTTTTAACCTGTTACAGACTTGTTATAGACCTGTTACATACAGACCTGTTATAACCTgttacagaccagttacagaccagttatAGACCTGTTACaaacctgttatagacccatTACAGACCCATTACATACCTGTTATAGACCTGTTTTAACCTgttacagaccagttacagaccagttatAGACCTGTTACAAACCTGTTATAGGCCTGTTACAGACCTGCTATAACCTGTTACAGATCTGTTATAACATGTTACAGACCTGTCAAAACCTGttatagacctgttataaatCTGTTACAGACCTgttacagaccagttacagaccagttatAGACCTGTTACAAACCTGTTATAGGCCTGTTACAGACCTGCTATAACCTGTTACAGACCTGTTACAGATCTGTTATAACATGTTACAGACCTGTCAAAACCTGttatagacctgttataaatCTGTTACAGACCTGTTATAAATCTGTTACAGACCTGTTATAAATATGTTACAGACCTGTTATAACCTGTAACAGACCTGTTATAAATCTGTTACAGACCTGTTATAACCTGTAACAGACCTGTTATAACCTGTTATAGACCTGTTACAGACCTGTTATAGCCTGTTATAGACCTTTTATAACCTGTTCTAACCTGTTACAGACCCGTTATAGTTCTGCTGGAGATCAAGATGAGGATTGTGTGATATGACTgctgaagagggagaaagagagatggagaaagacagagagaaagacagagaggagaacagataCAGACTCATGTCAATGTAGTGACATGACTGACATGACTGTTGATTGGTGTGTTGGTCCAGTCCCTATCTGTGTCCTGATTGTTGATTGGTATGTTTCTCTGCAGTGGGTGGTCTGATGGATTTTGATGACTTCTGTGAGCTAATGGGTCCCAGGATAATGGGGGAGACTGTTGACATGCTGGGGCTGAAGGAGCTCAGATCAGCCTTCTCTCAGGTAAGAGATTGAGATTGGAACCAAATGACACTACAAATAAAAACACAGGCATTATAACTCAAACGTTCATCCTCCAGCGTTTACATCCTTGCATGATTGAGCTGACCTACTCTTCCTCAAATTCAGATTCAGCCCTCAACCAATATTAACTCACCTGTTTACTTAATCACCCCCATCCTCTCGTCCTCAacatcctctcctcacctctcccctcccttctcctcattcctcctcacctctcctcactcctcctctcacccctcctcgcctctcctctaacccctcctcgcctcacccctctcccctcctcacctctcctctcagtTTGACCAAGACTGTGATGGGAAAATCAGTCAGGATGAGATGAAGGAAGCGGTGAAGTGTTTTCTGGGGGAGAAACTGAAGAAAGGAGAGCTGGAAGATATCCTCAAGGAGATTGACATCAATGGAGATGGAAGCGTCGACTTTGACGGTGAGGAGATaattgtgcacacacacagacgtgtacGATCActtacagttccagtcaaaagtttggatactcattaaagggtttttctttatttttactattttctacattgtagaataatagtgaagacatcaaaaatatggaatcatgtagtaaccaaaaaagtgttaaataaatccaaatatattttagattttagattcttcaaagtagccaccctttgccttgaatgtcactcttggcattctctcaaccagcttcacctgggatgcttttccaatagtctgcTGAGCACaggttggctgcttttccttcactctgcggtccaactcatcccaaaccatctcatttgggttgaggccgagtgattgtggatgccaggtcatctgatgcagcactccatcactctccttcttggtcaaatagcccttacacagcatggaggtgtgttgcgtcattgtcctgttgaaaaacaaatgatagtcccacaaagcgcAAACCGGATGGGatatagctgcagaatgctgcggtagccatattggttaagtgtgccttgaaatgtaaataaatcacagacagggtcaccagcaaagcacccccacaccatcagctaactggctacaagctatttagtcattgttagttttctaacctggataacactcgccagtccagcttccctgccccatccaccgctgccccctggacactgatcacttggctacatagctgatgcatgctggactgtccattaatcacggtaatccattctgcttgtttatgttttatctgtcggccccagccgcacttaggctctgtgtgtagttaatccgaccctctctgcctaatcaatcgccattctaccatgctgttgttgtgctagctgattagctgttgttgtctcacctactgttttagctagctctcccaattcaacacctgtgattactgtatgcctcgctgtatgtctctctcaaatgtcaatatgccttgtatactgttgtgcaggttagttatcattgttttagtttacaatggagcccctagttccactctttatacccctgatacctcctttgtcccaccccccacacatgcggtgacctcacccattacaaccagcatgtccagagatacaacctctctcatcatcacccagtgcctgggcttacctccgctgtacccgcaccccaccatacccctgtttccgcattatgccctgaatatattctaccatgcccagaaacctgctcctcttattctctgtccccaacgccctaggcgaccagttttgatagccttcagccgcaccctcatactactccttctctgttccgcgggtgatgtggaggtaaacccaggccctgcatgtccccaggcaccctcatttgttgacttctgtgatcgaaaaagccttggtttcatgcatgtcaacatcagaagcctcctccctaagtttgtcttactcactgctctagcacactctgctaaccctgatgtccttgccgtgtctgaatcctggctcaggaaggccaccaaaaattctgagatttccatacccaactataacatcttccgtcaagatagaactgccaaagggggaggagttgcagtctactgcagagatagcctgcaaagtaatgtcatactttccaggtccatacccaaacagttcgaactactaattttgaaaattactctctccagaaataagtctctcactgttgccgcctgctaccgacccccctcagctcccagctgtgccctggacaccatttgtgaattgattgccccccatctagcttcagagtttgttctgttaggtgacctaaactgggatatgcttaacaccccggcagtcctacaatctaagctagatgccctcaatctcactcaaatcatcaaggaacccaccaggtacaaccctaactccgtaaacaagggcaccctcatagacgtcatcctgaccaactggccctccaaatacacctccgctgtcttcaaccaggatctcagcgatcactgcctcattgcctgtatccgctacggagccgcagtcaaacgaccacccctcatcactgtcaaacgctccctaaaacacttctgtgagcaggcctttctaatcgacctggcccgggtatcctggaaggacattgacctcatcccgtcagttgaggatgcctggtctttctttaaaagtaacttcctcaccattttagataagcatgctccgttcaaaaaatgcagaactaagaacagatatagcccctggttcactccagacctgactgtcctcgaccagcacaaaaacatcctgtggcggactgcactaacatcgaatagtccccgcgatatgcaactgttcagggaagtcaggaaccaatacacacagtcagtcaggaaagctaaagccaacttcttcaggcagaagtttgcatcctgtagctccaactccaaaaagttctgggacactgtgaagtccatggagaacaagagcacctcctcccagctgcccactgcactgaggctaggtaacacggtcaccaccgataaatccatgattatcgaaaacttcaacaagcatttctcaacggctggccatgccttccgcctggctactccaacctcggccaacagctcccccccccccgcagctactcgcccaagcctctccaggttctcctttacccaaatccagatagcagatgttctgaaagagctgcaaaacctggacccgtacaaatcagctgggcttgacaatctggaccctctattcctgaaactatccgccgccattgtcgcaacccctattaccagcctgttcaacctctcttttatatcgtctgagatccccaaggattggaaagctgccgcagtcatccccctcttcaaagggggcgacaccctggacccaaactgttacagacctatatccatcctgccctgcctatctaaggtcttcgaaagccaagtcaataaacaggtcactgaccatcttgaatcccaccgtaccttctccgctgtgcaatctgttttccgagccggtcacgggtgtacctcagccacgctcaaggtactaaacgatatcataaccgccatcgataaaagacagtactgtgcagccgtcttcatagaccttgccaaggctttcgactctgtcaatcaccgtattcttatcggcagactcagtagcctcggtttttcggatgactgccttgcctagttcaccaattactttgcagacagagttcagtgtgtcaaatcggagggcatgctgtccggtcctctggcagtctctatgggggtgccacagggttcaattctcgggccgactcttttctctgtatatatcaatgatgtttctcatgctgcgggcgattccctgatccacctctacgcagacgacaccattctatatacttccggcccgtccttggacactgtgctatctaacctccaaacgagcttcaatgccatacagcactccttccgtggcctccaactgctcttaaacgctagtaaaaccaaatgcatgcttttcaaccgttcgctgcctgcacccgcacgcctgaccagcatcaccaccctggatggttccgaccttgaatatgtggacatctataagtacctaggtgtctggctagactctaaactctccttccagacccatatcaaacatctccaatcgaaaatcaaatcaagagtcggctttctattccgcaacaaagcctccttcactcacgccgccaaacttaccctagtaaaactgactatcctaccgatcctcgactttggcgatgtcatctacaaaattgcttccaacactctactcagcaaactggatgcagtttatcacagtgccatccgttttgtcactaaagcaccttataccacccaccactgcgacttgtatgctctagtcggctggccctcgctacatattcgtcgccagacccactggctccaggtcatctacaagtccatgctaggtaaagctccgccttatctcagttcactggttacgatggcaacacccatccgtagcacgcgctccagcaggtgtatctcactgatcatccctaaagccaacacctcatttggccgcctttcgttccagttctctgctgcctgtgactggaacgaattgcaaaaatcgctgaagttggagacttttatctccctcaccaacttcaaacatctgctatctgagcagctaaccgatcgctgcagctgtacatagtctactggtaaatagcccacccattttcacctacctacctcatccccatactgtttttatttatttatttttctgctcttttgcacaccaatatctctacctgtacataaccatctgatcatttatcactccagtgttaatctgcataattgtaattatttgcctaccttctcatgccttttgcacacaatgtatatatagactccccttttttctactgtgttattgacttgttaattgtttactccatgtgtaactctgtgttgtctgttcacactgctatgccttatcttggccaggtcgcagttgcaaatgagaacttgttctcaactagcctacctggttaaataaaggtgaaataaaaaaaattaaaaaaaatcagacctcctcctccttgcttcatggtgggaaccacacatgcggagatcatccgttcaccttctctgcgtctcacaaagacatggcggttggaaccaaaaatctaaaatttggactcatcagaccaaaggacagatttccacctgtctaatgtccattgctcgtgtttcttggcccaagcaagtcttcttcatattggtgtcctttagtagtggtttctttgcagcaattcgactatgaagatctgattcacacagtctcctctgaacagttgttgttgaaatgtgtctgttacttgaactctgtgaagcatttatttgggctacaatttctggggctagtaactctaatgaacttatcctctgcagcagaggtatttctgggtcttcctttcctgtggtggtcctcatgagagccagtttcattatagagcttgatggtttttacgactgcacttgaagaaattgtctggattgactgaccttcatgtcttaaagtaatgatggagacatgaaggtcagtcatttctctttgcttatttgagctgttcttgccataatatggacttttaccaaacagggcaaacttctgtataccacccccttaccttgtcacaacacagctgattggctcaaacgcattaagaaggaaagaaattccacaattccatgttgatttgtttaatacattttttttggttactacatgattccatgtgtgttatttcatagttttgatgtcttcactattattccagaatgtataaaatagtaaaaataaagaaaatccctggaatgagtaggtgtgtccaaacctttgactggtacaaacacacacaattctCTAACGCAGTGGTGGCCAAACATGTTGTGGCCTTTCTAATTTCCCCTCTCTTGCCTCCCAGAGTTCGTCATGATTCTGTCCATTCGATAAGCGCTGGAAGACCTGAGAGGACGCTATATCGTTTTAATGAATCTTGTTAGACTAAGACGAGATAACATTgtatgtgtgcatctgtgtgtactACTACACATGTACTACagtttaaaagtttggggtcacttagaaatgtacttgtttttgaaagaaaagccatttttttgtccattaaaataacatgaaattgatcagaaatagagtgtagacattgttgatgttgtaaatgactattgtagttggaaacggctgatttttaatggaatatctacataggcgtacaaaggcccattatcagcaaccatcactcctgtgttccaatggtacgttgtgttagctaatccaagtttgtcattttaaaaggctaattgatcattagaaaaaccttttgtaattatgttagcacagctgaaaacttttgttcggattaaagaagcaatacaattggccttctttagactagttgactatctggagcgtcagcatttgtgggttcaattacaggcacAGAATGGCCAGAAACAATAACTTtcatctgaaactcgtcagtctattcttgttctgagaaattgtgttttacgggtactatttaatgaagctgccagttgaggacttgaggtgtctgtttctcaaactagactctAATGTACTTCTCCtcatgctcagttgtgcaccgtggcctcccactctttctattctggttagagtcagtttgagctgttctgtgaagggattagtacacagcgttgtacgagatcttcagtttcttggcaatttctcacatgaaatagccttcatttttcagaacaggaatagactgacaagtttcaaaataaagttatttgtttctggccattttgatcctgtaatcaaacccacaaatgctaacGCTCcactcaactagtttaaagatgagaacagcagttttcagctgtgccaacataattgcaaaagggttttctaatgatcgattggccttttaaaataataaactacACGTGTTTGTGTCAGTATGTATGCTACAAGATCATATCCATGCCTAATGATGTAATGTGTATATCAGATCTAAGGATGAGATGtactcctccccatcctctcttctcttctctccattcctgctccccatcctctcttctcttctctccattcCTGCTCCCCATCCTCTGTTCCTCCCAACCTCTCCTGCCCCCCATCCTCTGTTCCTCCCAACCTCTCCTGCTCCCCATCCTCTGTTCCTCCCAACCTCTCCTGCCCCCCATCCTCTGTTCCTCCCAACCTCTCCTGCCCCCCATCCTCTGTTCCTCCCAACCTCTCCTGCCCCCCATCCTCTTTAATGTATTTGGGTTATTTATCTATTTATTGACACTGATGTGATATGACATGTAGATAAGTTACCATATTGCTATTTTAATAAAGAATTTGAATTTCATTATGAGTGACAActacagacaacaacaaaaaagttacGTTTTCTTTCTGTCTCGGTATGAACTTAACTTCTGCAAACAACTTGGCAAAGTTGACCATTTAACATTATTTCTAAAACGTTTTACATACTGTATGCAGTCAACCTCAAGTCTAAATGTCAACGAAAATAAAACCAATacgcttaaagggatagttcagcgATTTTACATATTTTTGTTTCCTCCCCATGAAAGCAGTGTATTTTAACAAAACCAAAGTGTTCTGTAGACTGATTTCAAAGTTAGGAAAAAATATCTAAATATGTAAAAATGTCTGAATTACCCCTTAACGCCAAGTAGATATTCTGTTCTCAGCTAAAGTCCAGCCAAACCATCACTCCCAACGGTAATTCAACAGTTCAGCAACATGTCCAATATACCGTGCAGTACTAGCCTAATATTGTAACAAACTAGAGTTTTTCTCAGTTCACATGGCCAGAAAAAACCCTTGGCCCCTAAGGATGTCTGCAGAAAGTCTTGTCGTCTGGCACAAATTCAAcacttgaaaaataaataaatgaaaacccaCTTTAATTTTTTTCCCGACCGATCTAAGTCACATGAGCGGGAAATAGAAATAACAATGGCTTCTTTGCATCATCAACTGACTAGAGGCAATGTATTTTTAGAGAGACAGTTCAGCGATTTTTACCTTCAAAGCAGTCTATGGACCAAAAGATtggctgaactatccctttaagtatgTTTTGTAAACCTTCATGACGTCAGCCTGAAGTGTACAGGTCTCGGTAAAGGCCTTCATACTGTAACTGTCTTAATTAACAACAGTCTTTGATAAGTtgagttacagtgcattcggaaagtaatcagacaccttgactttttccacattttgtaacgctACAGCCTTAGTTTCCCCCCCTTATCAGTCTGTCATTATATATTATAATGtgtaaagcaaaaacaggtttagaaatgtttgcacatttataaaaaatacaaaactgaaatatcacatttacataagtattcagaccttttactcagtactttgttgaagcaccgtcagcagtgattacagcctcaagtctccttgggtatgacgctacaagcttgacataCCTGtatggggagtttttcccattcctctcaagctcggtcaggttggatggggagcatcgctgcacagctattttcagatcactccagagatgttcgatcaggtttaagtccgggctctggctgggccaatcaaggacattcagagacttgtcccaaagccactcctgcgtgcttagggtcattgtcatcaaggatctctctgtactttgctccgttcatctttccctcaaccctgactagattctcagtccctgctgctgaaaaacatccccacagcatgatgctgccacatttcaccttagggatggtgccaggttttctccaga
Encoded proteins:
- the LOC139415923 gene encoding calcium-binding protein 2-like isoform X1, whose product is MTSGTRRLIGPVVSTLSPTTLRPNWDRGEAGTLTTSRPTSSASMSKTPSTTSAASVTSATSATSVTSATSAASTDSKGGKSSQKSSASGSESAPKKVSKKEQKRQDMEKIHTTLLCSVFGAERELAQAELDELDFAFKEFDYDCDGYLNYKDVAECMRTMGYMPTEMELLEIVQQIKMRMGGLMDFDDFCELMGPRIMGETVDMLGLKELRSAFSQFDQDCDGKISQDEMKEAVKCFLGEKLKKGELEDILKEIDINGDGSVDFDEFVMILSIR
- the LOC139415923 gene encoding calcium-binding protein 2-like isoform X2, translated to MSKTPSTTSAASVTSATSATSVTSATSAASTDSKGGKSSQKSSASGSESAPKKVSKKEQKRQDMEKIHTTLLCSVFGAERELAQAELDELDFAFKEFDYDCDGYLNYKDVAECMRTMGYMPTEMELLEIVQQIKMRMGGLMDFDDFCELMGPRIMGETVDMLGLKELRSAFSQFDQDCDGKISQDEMKEAVKCFLGEKLKKGELEDILKEIDINGDGSVDFDEFVMILSIR